The following are encoded together in the Drosophila biarmipes strain raj3 chromosome 3L, RU_DBia_V1.1, whole genome shotgun sequence genome:
- the LOC108035077 gene encoding probable nuclear hormone receptor HR38, with protein sequence MSSGPGGGGGGSGQQQQHQHQQQQHNTSSGNNGGTTAATLSSSSSNSRSNTPATSTSSTATGTGATSTLQRRILRGHAAQTTSGERVLLINYVPQSGAGAGATATAATQSTSQLPTRKILQARASAAAAATGGGGPAGASSSSPPSTPAVSFAGLGSEVTVTLTRTNQRASMTSVTAAGHIVRNQQATTYHQSTNTATTASTSSGTSAIHEHMATSTSPPPLVFTHQSHHHHSQQQQQHEYHQDHQLVDHHQLDQEHIIIDHHQQAEDDQLIEYDDGGTIEEQHHQLQLQEDLHDPQQQQHHDVVQEVYLQ encoded by the coding sequence ATGTCCAGCGGccctggaggaggaggaggcgggagcgggcaacagcagcagcatcagcatcagcagcagcaacataacaccagcagcggcaacaatggcggcacaacagcagcaacattgagcagcagcagcagcaacagcaggagcAACACGCCAGCAACGTCAACATCATCGACTGCGACTGGAACAGGCGCCACGTCCACACTGCAGCGTCGCATCCTGCGCGGTCATGCGGCGCAGACAACCAGCGGCGAGCGTGTCCTGCTCATTAACTACGTGCCACAGTCGGGAGCTGGTGCGGGTGCAACAGCAACCGCAGCCACACAGAGTACGTCCCAATTGCCCACCCGTAAGATACTCCAGGCCAGAGcctcggcagcagcagcagcaactgggGGAGGAGGCCCAGCAGGAGCTTCATCATCCTCGCCACCATCCACACCAGCTGTCTCGTTCGCCGGACTGGGCTCCGAGGTGACCGTCACCCTGACGCGCACAAATCAGCGCGCCAGCATGACCAGTGTCACAGCCGCCGGTCATATTGTTAGAAATCAGCAGGCAACCACCTATCACCAGAGCACAAACACAGCCACCACAGCATCGACATCCAGCGGCACATCGGCTATCCATGAGCACATGGCCACGTCAACTTCGCCGCCGCCACTGGTCTTCACCCATCAGTCACACCATCACcacagccagcagcagcagcaacatgagTATCACCAGGATCACCAGCTGGTGGACCACCATCAGCTGGATCAAGAGCATATAATCATAGATCATCATCAGCAGGCGGAGGATGATCAGTTGATTGAATACGATGATGGCGGGACGATTGAGGAGCAGCATCATCAGCTGCAATTGCAGGAGGACCTACACgatccccagcagcagcaacatcacgACGTTGTCCAAGAGGTGTATCTCCAGTAA